Proteins encoded in a region of the Helicobacter sp. MIT 21-1697 genome:
- a CDS encoding 2-oxoacid:acceptor oxidoreductase family protein, translating to MMHQLRFTGVGGQGVLLAGEILAEAQIKDKGYGVKAATYTSQVRGGPTKVDILLSNEEILYPYANEGEIEFMLSTAQVSYDSFKNGVKEGGIIVVEPNLVRPSEEDRKKFKIYEIPIITIAKEEVGNVVTQSVVALAITTTFTQCVDRNLVFQTMIEKVPAKVQEANKKAFELGEKYAKEAKIHS from the coding sequence ATGATGCATCAGTTACGATTTACAGGCGTAGGAGGACAAGGTGTGCTTTTGGCAGGAGAGATTCTCGCTGAAGCGCAAATTAAAGATAAAGGTTATGGAGTAAAAGCTGCAACCTACACAAGTCAAGTGCGTGGAGGACCAACAAAAGTAGATATTCTACTGAGCAATGAAGAAATCCTTTATCCTTATGCAAATGAAGGTGAAATTGAGTTTATGCTCTCCACAGCACAAGTGAGTTATGATTCTTTTAAAAATGGTGTAAAAGAAGGTGGTATCATCGTTGTTGAGCCAAATCTCGTGCGACCAAGCGAAGAAGATAGAAAAAAATTTAAAATTTATGAGATTCCTATCATCACTATCGCAAAAGAAGAAGTGGGCAATGTCGTAACGCAATCTGTTGTAGCACTTGCTATTACGACCACCTTTACTCAATGTGTAGATAGAAATCTTGTATTCCAAACGATGATAGAAAAAGTGCCAGCTAAAGTTCAAGAAGCAAATAAAAAAGCTTTTGAGCTTGGTGAAAAATATGCCAAGGAAGCTAAAATACACTCATAG
- a CDS encoding 2-oxoglutarate ferredoxin oxidoreductase subunit beta, translating into MAFNYEEYLRMDKMPTLWCWGCGDGVILKSVIRAIDALGWNMNDVCIVSGIGCSGRFSSYVNCNTVHTTHGRTMAYATGIKLANPDKKVVVISGDGDSMAIGGNHTIHACRRNIDLNLVMINNFIYGLTNSQTSPTTPKDFWTVTAQYGNIDPNFDPCEVASAAGASFVARESVLTPKKLEKVLMEGFTHKGFSFFDIHSNCHINLGRKNKMGEATSMLKWIESRLVSKNKFDTLSPEERAGKFPTGILKHQTDRVEYCQAYEDVIKKAQAKGGH; encoded by the coding sequence ATGGCTTTTAATTACGAAGAATATTTACGAATGGATAAAATGCCAACACTTTGGTGTTGGGGCTGCGGCGATGGTGTTATCTTAAAAAGCGTAATACGCGCTATTGATGCACTTGGCTGGAATATGAATGATGTATGTATTGTAAGCGGGATTGGTTGCTCGGGAAGATTCTCTTCATATGTGAATTGCAACACTGTGCATACCACACACGGCAGAACAATGGCATATGCTACGGGCATTAAGCTTGCCAACCCCGATAAAAAAGTAGTTGTTATCTCTGGTGATGGAGATTCTATGGCTATTGGTGGAAATCACACAATTCACGCTTGTCGGCGCAATATTGACCTTAACCTTGTGATGATTAATAACTTCATCTATGGGCTTACTAATTCTCAAACTTCACCTACTACACCTAAAGATTTTTGGACAGTTACAGCACAATATGGCAATATTGACCCTAATTTTGACCCTTGTGAAGTGGCAAGTGCAGCAGGAGCAAGTTTTGTTGCGCGTGAAAGCGTGCTCACTCCCAAAAAACTTGAAAAAGTCCTTATGGAAGGTTTTACCCATAAAGGATTTAGTTTTTTTGATATTCATAGTAATTGTCATATCAATCTTGGGCGCAAGAATAAAATGGGTGAAGCAACATCTATGCTTAAATGGATAGAATCTCGTCTTGTGTCTAAAAATAAATTTGACACGCTCTCACCTGAAGAACGCGCAGGTAAGTTCCCTACAGGAATCCTCAAGCATCAAACAGATAGAGTTGAATATTGTCAAGCATACGAAGATGTAATTAAAAAAGCTCAAGCTAAAGGGGGACATTAA